A genomic segment from Stenotrophomonas maltophilia encodes:
- the infA gene encoding translation initiation factor IF-1, which yields MSKDDSIEFEGTVSETLPNTTFRVRLENGHEIIAHISGRMRKNYIRILTGDRVKVEMTPYDLTKGRITYRMK from the coding sequence ATGTCGAAAGACGATTCCATCGAGTTCGAGGGCACCGTCAGCGAGACGCTGCCGAACACCACTTTCCGCGTTCGTCTGGAAAATGGGCACGAAATCATCGCCCACATCTCCGGCCGCATGCGCAAGAACTACATCCGCATCCTCACCGGTGACCGGGTCAAGGTTGAAATGACCCCGTACGACCTGACCAAGGGTCGTATCACCTACCGCATGAAGTAA
- the clpA gene encoding ATP-dependent Clp protease ATP-binding subunit ClpA, which translates to MFSKDLEHTIGQCYKRAREARHEFMTVEHLLLALLDNPSAQAVLKACGADAERLRQELEQAIEASVSRLAEDDGRDTQPTLGFQRVLQRAVYHVQSSGKKEVTGANVLVAIFGEKDSHAVYYLNQQDVTRLDVVNYLSHGIAKLGEEGEQPSSSSEGESRMEGGEGEPKGDALTEFASNLNEQARAGRIDPLVGRADEIERTIQVLCRRRKNNPLYVGEAGVGKTAIAEGLARRIVEGSVPEVLADAVIYSLDLGALVAGTKYRGDFEKRLKSVLTALKKVPNAVLFIDEIHTIIGAGSASGGTMDASNLIKPALASGELRCIGSTTFQEYRGIFEKDRALARRFQKIDIVEPTVGETYEILQGLKSKYELHHGVTYSDEALQAAVDLSVKHIGDRLLPDKAIDVIDEAGARQRLLPEGQRKELIDVEEVEAIVAKMARIPTKQVSATDKDVLQHLERNLKMVIFGQDPAIETLSSAIKLARSGLGNPEKPIGNFLFAGPTGVGKTEVTKQLALQLGIELVRFDMSEYMEPHSISRLIGAPPGYVGFDQGGLLTEKIVKTPHCVLLLDEIEKAHPDIFNILLQVMDRGVLTDTNGREANFKNVVLVMTTNAGAAQASRRSIGFTKQDHATDAMETIRRSFTPEFRNRLDAVVQFQALGFEHILRVVDKFLIELEMLLQDKHVSLSATPTARDWLAHHGFDPLMGARPMARVIQDKIKRPLADELLFGKLVNGGKVNIDVRDDELVVETQAEPERLLPATVE; encoded by the coding sequence ATGTTCAGCAAAGACCTCGAACACACCATCGGCCAGTGCTACAAGCGCGCCCGTGAGGCCCGGCATGAATTCATGACGGTCGAACACCTGCTGTTGGCACTGCTCGACAACCCGTCCGCCCAGGCCGTATTGAAGGCCTGTGGCGCCGACGCAGAACGCCTGCGCCAGGAGCTGGAGCAGGCCATCGAGGCCTCCGTGTCCCGCCTGGCCGAAGATGACGGCCGCGATACCCAGCCGACCCTGGGCTTCCAGCGCGTGCTGCAGCGGGCCGTGTACCACGTGCAGTCCTCGGGCAAGAAGGAGGTCACCGGCGCCAACGTGCTGGTGGCCATCTTCGGCGAAAAGGACTCCCATGCCGTCTATTACCTCAACCAGCAGGATGTCACCCGGCTGGATGTGGTCAATTACCTGTCCCACGGCATCGCCAAGCTGGGCGAGGAAGGCGAGCAGCCGTCCTCCTCTTCCGAGGGCGAGAGCCGCATGGAAGGCGGGGAGGGCGAGCCGAAGGGCGATGCCCTGACCGAGTTCGCCAGCAATCTCAACGAACAGGCCCGGGCCGGTCGCATCGACCCGCTGGTCGGCCGTGCCGACGAGATCGAACGCACCATCCAGGTCCTGTGCCGCCGCCGCAAGAACAACCCGCTGTACGTGGGCGAGGCCGGCGTGGGCAAGACCGCGATTGCCGAAGGCCTGGCCCGCCGCATTGTCGAAGGCTCGGTGCCTGAGGTGTTGGCCGACGCGGTGATCTATTCGCTCGACCTGGGCGCGCTGGTGGCCGGCACCAAGTACCGCGGTGACTTCGAGAAGCGCCTGAAGAGCGTGCTGACCGCGCTGAAGAAGGTGCCCAACGCGGTGCTGTTCATCGACGAGATCCACACCATCATCGGTGCCGGTTCGGCGTCGGGCGGCACCATGGATGCCTCCAACCTGATCAAGCCGGCCCTGGCCTCCGGCGAGCTGCGCTGCATCGGTTCGACCACCTTCCAGGAGTACCGCGGCATCTTCGAGAAGGACCGGGCGCTGGCCCGTCGCTTCCAGAAGATCGACATCGTCGAGCCGACCGTTGGCGAGACCTACGAGATCCTGCAGGGCCTGAAGTCCAAATACGAACTGCACCACGGCGTGACCTATTCCGACGAGGCACTGCAGGCTGCGGTGGACCTGTCGGTGAAGCACATCGGCGACCGCCTGCTACCGGACAAGGCCATCGACGTGATCGATGAGGCCGGCGCCCGTCAGCGCCTGCTGCCGGAAGGTCAGCGCAAGGAGCTGATCGACGTCGAGGAAGTGGAGGCGATCGTCGCCAAGATGGCGCGCATCCCGACCAAGCAGGTCAGCGCCACCGACAAGGATGTGCTGCAGCACCTGGAGCGCAACCTGAAGATGGTGATCTTCGGCCAGGATCCGGCCATCGAGACGCTGTCCTCGGCGATCAAGCTGGCCCGTTCGGGCCTGGGCAATCCGGAAAAGCCGATCGGCAACTTCCTGTTCGCCGGTCCGACCGGTGTCGGCAAGACCGAGGTGACCAAGCAGCTGGCGCTGCAGCTGGGCATCGAGCTGGTCCGCTTCGACATGTCCGAGTACATGGAGCCGCATTCGATCAGCCGCCTGATCGGTGCCCCTCCGGGCTACGTCGGCTTCGACCAGGGCGGCCTGCTGACCGAGAAGATCGTCAAGACACCGCACTGCGTGCTGTTGCTGGACGAGATCGAGAAGGCGCACCCGGACATCTTCAACATCCTGTTGCAGGTGATGGACCGCGGCGTGCTGACCGATACCAACGGTCGTGAAGCCAACTTCAAGAACGTGGTGCTGGTGATGACCACCAATGCCGGCGCGGCGCAGGCCTCGCGGCGCTCGATCGGCTTCACCAAGCAGGACCATGCCACCGACGCGATGGAGACCATCCGTCGTAGCTTCACCCCGGAATTCCGCAACCGCCTCGACGCGGTGGTGCAGTTCCAGGCGCTGGGCTTCGAGCACATCCTGCGCGTGGTCGACAAGTTCCTGATCGAGCTGGAAATGCTGCTGCAGGACAAGCACGTCAGCCTGTCGGCCACGCCGACCGCGCGCGACTGGCTGGCCCACCACGGCTTCGACCCGCTGATGGGTGCGCGCCCGATGGCCCGCGTGATCCAGGACAAGATCAAGCGTCCGCTGGCCGACGAGCTGCTGTTCGGCAAGCTGGTCAACGGCGGCAAGGTGAACATCGATGTCCGCGACGACGAGCTGGTGGTCGAGACCCAGGCCGAGCCGGAGCGCCTGCTGCCGGCGACTGTGGAGTGA
- the aat gene encoding leucyl/phenylalanyl-tRNA--protein transferase, translating into MTRQLPWRLADAPDAPFPPAETALRQPDGLLAVGGDLHPARLLNAYAGGIFPWFSEGEPILWWSPDPRVVFRTEGVHLSSRFRRQLRGSTWEVTADTAFSRVMRACAAAPRPGQDGTWISPAMVEAYSQLHDLGFAHSFEVWDRQSLVGGIYGVAIGSMFFGESMFSGASGGSKIALTALASTLDGWGWELIDAQVENPHLLRMGAEHLPRAEFLQHVRQAVRRDGREGPWTQAVGRLPAQRLAGG; encoded by the coding sequence ATGACCCGCCAGCTGCCCTGGCGCCTGGCCGATGCGCCGGACGCGCCATTCCCCCCGGCCGAGACGGCCCTGCGCCAGCCCGACGGCCTGCTGGCAGTGGGCGGCGACCTGCATCCGGCACGCCTGCTCAACGCCTACGCTGGCGGCATCTTTCCGTGGTTCAGCGAGGGCGAGCCGATCCTGTGGTGGTCGCCGGACCCACGCGTGGTGTTCCGCACCGAGGGCGTGCATCTGTCCAGCCGTTTCCGCCGCCAGTTGCGCGGCAGCACCTGGGAGGTCACCGCCGACACCGCTTTCAGCCGGGTGATGCGCGCCTGTGCGGCGGCACCTCGGCCCGGCCAGGATGGCACCTGGATCAGCCCGGCGATGGTCGAGGCCTACAGCCAGCTGCATGACCTCGGCTTTGCGCACTCCTTCGAGGTCTGGGACCGACAGTCGCTGGTCGGCGGCATCTACGGCGTGGCCATCGGGTCGATGTTCTTCGGCGAGAGCATGTTCAGTGGCGCCAGCGGTGGCTCCAAGATCGCGCTGACGGCGCTGGCATCCACGCTTGACGGCTGGGGCTGGGAGCTGATCGATGCCCAGGTGGAGAATCCGCACCTGCTGCGGATGGGTGCCGAACACCTGCCGCGCGCGGAATTCCTGCAGCACGTGCGCCAGGCCGTACGCCGTGACGGCCGTGAAGGCCCGTGGACACAGGCCGTCGGACGCTTGCCGGCACAGCGTTTGGCTGGGGGTTAA